CTTGCTTTAATTTACAGTCTTATTGCCTGGGGAATCATTCTTCTTGCTCCAAAATTCTTAATTGGAATCTTTAGCTCGGATAAAAGTCTTATGATTGATACAATTCCTGCAATGAAGCTTTACTTTGCAGCCTTTATTTTTATGATTTTTCAATATACCGGACAGACAATGTTTAAATCTCTCAATAAGAAAAAACAGGCAATTTTTTTCTCCTTACTGCGTAAAGTCATCATTGTTGTACCATTGACATATTTACTTCCGTATGCTTGTCATATGGGATGTAACGGTGTTTTCATAGCAGAACCAGTATCCAATGTACTTGGCGGAAGCCTGTGCTTTATCGTCATGCTCGCTACTGTCCTTCCAGAATTAAAGAGAATGAATCCTGATTTGTAAGGCGAAACAGATGAAATCAGGATTTCTACCTGAGAAAAATAAGGGGATTGTCCCAAAGTCTGTGATTTTTATTCAAATGAAAATCTCCAGTTTGAATGTCAATCCTTTAAAATTTAATTCCATAGAAAGCCATAATATTCTGGAAAATTCCATTCTCACCAACTATGGATTTAGATTAGACAGCCGCTGTATTCAAGTCGAGCCGCTGCGAGACTTGGCGCGTGATTCTGGTCAGCGTAAGCTGACATATTCTTTACAGAATCACTGCGCATCCTCGCGGAGCGTTTATCTCAGTCGGAGATTGGACTCCCACTAAGACAAATTTGCTGTCACTCACCACCTGAAAGAGGTGGGAGTCTTCTCGACTGAGATAAAGCCTTTTGCTGAATTGGAAGGAAACTATGGCAAAGAAAAGAGAATTTTTATAAGTATTGCATTTGTGACTTTGTGTTGTGGAATTTTGACTCTGAAAACTTCGGACTTATTTTTCCGAAGTTTTCGTTTTTCGAGGCAAAATGAAACGTTTAGCGCAACGGAACAAAATCAAACTTATAAAAATTCTCTTTTCTTTAGAAATTTCAATACAATTCAGTTAAGTAATCCCTCTTCAGCAGTGTCGTCTACACCAAATCCATAAATCAATAATTAATGTCTTTGAGCTTTATTGCTGTAGACTTCACAAAATCTTGCGGCAAAAGACGGTTCTTCCCCACCGGCATAAAGATGAGACACATCCCCTACTTTTAAACCGCGAAAATAAGCAATGCCTTTTTTTCTTTCTTCTGTTACAAGCTCTGTAACAGATGTTGGAGCTAATGCGAGACTATTCCATAAAGTAAATGGAGAAACATTCCACAAATGCGAAAGGAGTACACCTATAAGACCGAAGTGACAGAAAAAGGTAATCGTTTTTGTATTTTCTTTTTCTACGCGATAATGACCATTTTCACGAACATACCCATGTTCTGCAAGAAGATTATCAAATTCTTGTATGATGTTATCATATACCTCGACCATATCAGAACACTGTGCTACAACGGAATCTCTCCATGCAGTTCTATCCATATATTCGTTATGTTCTGTCAGATGTTCTGGCATCATATCCCATACGATTCTTGGAAGATATCCTTTTTCGTTTTTCTTTACATCAGGATAAGCTTCCGCCAGTTCGGGGGCTTTATTTATATCTAATTGTGCAGGAAATTCCTGTAACCAAGATAAAGTTTCAGCTTCGCAGTTCACTGCCGCTAAACAGGGTTTTGCTGTACGCTGTGCTCTTCCTAATGGAGATATGTAACATTCTCCCATTTGAAGAGTAACCGCTCTCTTGGCTAAAAGATCGGCTTCTCTGCAGCCTTTTTCAGTTAATGTATCATTTAAGTAATCGGGATCCCCATGTCTTATAAATAAAATTCTCATTGTATGTATTCCTTTCTTATCTAATTAATATATGTAAAATTATGCAAATTCTATAATAGTTTCTATTAATTTTTGAGAGGCAACTGGCTTTGTCAAATGTCCATTCATACCTGCGTCACTACATTGCTGCATACATTCTTTAGATGCCTGTGCTGTCATTGCGATAATCGGAATGTTTTTTGCATCCGTACGTTTAGAAAGTCGAATAGCCAGACTTGCTTCAAGACCATCCATAACTGGCATCATAATATCCATTAAAATCATATCATAGGTATTTGGGGCAGATGCCAGAAATTTCTCTACGGCTTCTTTACCATTCCATGCCTTTTCAATTCGTGCTCCGTATTCCTGTAAATAAAATTCTGCTATTTCCATATTGAGGTCATTATCTTCCGCCAAAAGAATATGCATACAATCCAAACAGTTATTATTTAAACTGTTAACTTCGGAAGCAGTGTTGCCTTTTTTCATTGATTTTTCTGAAATGGATAATAGTGATTCTTTTGTATCAGGTAAAGAACTTTCTGGCTGATTTATTTTAAATGGAAGGCGGAAAATAAATGTTGTTCCTTTTCCTAAAATACTTTCTACTTCTATCGTTCCATTCATTGCTTCAATCAGCTGTCTGACAATGGACATACCCAGACCACTTCCTTTATAACGTGTTCGTGCATCCACCTGCTCCTGAGTAAAAATATCAAACAGTTCTTCCTTTACAAACTTTTCACTCATTCCAATTCCGCTGTCTTTTATTTTAAACTCAAACCAGGCTGTAGTTCCGTCAAAAGAAATTTCTTCTGCATACGTATCAATTGTACCACCAATTTTATTATATTTAATAGCATTGCTAAACAAGTTCACCATAATCTGACGTAGGCGTGT
This Anaerobutyricum hallii DNA region includes the following protein-coding sequences:
- a CDS encoding histidine phosphatase family protein gives rise to the protein MRILFIRHGDPDYLNDTLTEKGCREADLLAKRAVTLQMGECYISPLGRAQRTAKPCLAAVNCEAETLSWLQEFPAQLDINKAPELAEAYPDVKKNEKGYLPRIVWDMMPEHLTEHNEYMDRTAWRDSVVAQCSDMVEVYDNIIQEFDNLLAEHGYVRENGHYRVEKENTKTITFFCHFGLIGVLLSHLWNVSPFTLWNSLALAPTSVTELVTEERKKGIAYFRGLKVGDVSHLYAGGEEPSFAARFCEVYSNKAQRH